In Onthophagus taurus isolate NC chromosome 6, IU_Otau_3.0, whole genome shotgun sequence, a genomic segment contains:
- the LOC111424792 gene encoding NADH dehydrogenase [ubiquinone] flavoprotein 1, mitochondrial isoform X2: MASTLVRFSNVAKTQLGVAAPLVNHAQVAFYSQPPPQTKTKFGPLADEDRIFTNLYGKHEWRLKGALKRGDWYKTKEIISKGADWIIDEIKISGLRGRGGAGFPSGMKWSFMNKPSDGRPKYLVVNADEGEPGTCKDREIMRHDPHKLVEGCLIAGKAMGAKAAYIYIRGEFYNEASNLQVAIAEAYQAGLLGKNSCGSGYDFDVFVHRGAGAYICGEETALIESIEGKQGKPRLKPPFPADVGVFGCPTTVTNVETVAVAPTICRRGGKWFASFGRTRNSGTKLFNISGHVNKPCTVEEEMSIPLKELIERHAGGVTGGWDNLLAVIPGGSSTPLIPKSVCDDVMMDFDALVAVQTSFGTAAVIVMDKSTDIVKAIARLIHFYKHESCGQCTPCREGINWMNKMIHRFISGNGRPDEIDMLWELSKQIEGHTICALADGAAWPVQGLIRHFRPELEMRMKKFHEQNEKTRVVL, from the exons ATGGCAAGTACGCTGGTTAGATTTAGTAATGTAGCAAAAACACAATTGG GTGTTGCTGCTCCTTTAGTTAATCATGCCCAGGTTGCTTTCTATTCTCAACCGCCACCCCAAACGAAAACTAAATTTGGACCGTTGGCTGATGAAGATCGCATCTTCACCAACCTATACGGAAAGCACGAATGGAGGCTTAAAGGAGCGTTAAAACGCGGGGATTGGTATAAAACTAAAGAGATTATTTCAAAAGGAGCCGATTGGATTATTG atgaaattaaaatctcTGGTTTACGTGGTCGTGGTGGGGCTGGTTTCCCATCTGGAATGAAATGGTCCTTCATGAACAAACCTAGTGATGGTCGTCCCAAGTATTTGGTTGTTAATGCTGATGAAGGTGAACCTGGAACTTGCAAAGATAGAGAAATCATGAGACATGACCCTCATAAGCTTGTTGAGGGTTGTTTAATTGCTGGTAAAGCAATGGGGGCGAAAGCtgcttatatttatattagagGAGAATTTTATAATGAAGCTTCAAATCTTCAAGTAGCCATAGCTgaa GCTTATCAAGCGGGACTTTTGGGTAAAAATTCTTGCGGTTCGGGGtacgattttgatgttttcgtGCATAGAGGAGCTGGGGCATATATTTGTGGTGAAGAAACAGCTTTGATTGAGTCAATTGAAGGAAAGCAGGGTAAACCACGTCTAAAACCACCTTTCCCAGCTGATGTTGGTGTTTTTGGTTGTCCCACAACTGTTACAAATGTAGAAACTGTAGCTGTAGCGCCT aCAATTTGTCGACGTGGTGGAAAATGGTTTGCTTCATTTGGGAGAACTCGTAACTCTGgaacaaaactttttaatatttccggTCATGTTAATAAACCATGTACTGTTGAGGAAGAAATGAGCATCCCTcttaaagaattaattgaaaGACATGCTGGTGGTGTTACAGGAGGTTGGGATAATTTGTTAGCTGTTATTCCTGGTGGATCATCAACACCTTTAATTCCAAAgag tgTTTGTGATGATGTGATGATGGATTTCGATGCTTTAGTCGCGGTCCAAACCAGTTTTGGAACAGCTGCAGTCATTGTTATGGATAAAAGCACTGACATTGTCAAAGCAATTGCGCGTTTAATCCACTTTTACAAACATGAATCTTGTGGGCAATGTACCCCATGCAGGGAAGGTATTAATTGGATGAACAAAATGATTCATAGATTTATCAGCGGTAATGGTAGACCAGATGAAATCGATATGTTATGGGAACTTAGCAAACAAATCGAGGGGCACACCATTTGCGCTTTGGCAGATGGCGCCGCTTGGCCCGTTCAGGGACTTATCAGGCACTTTAGGCCTGAATTAGAAATGAGAATGAAAAAGTTCCATGAACAGAACGAAAAGACACGTgttgttttgtaa
- the LOC111424792 gene encoding NADH dehydrogenase [ubiquinone] flavoprotein 1, mitochondrial isoform X1, whose product MASTLVRFSNVAKTQLGKLILIKINPLTTPSVAAPLVNHAQVAFYSQPPPQTKTKFGPLADEDRIFTNLYGKHEWRLKGALKRGDWYKTKEIISKGADWIIDEIKISGLRGRGGAGFPSGMKWSFMNKPSDGRPKYLVVNADEGEPGTCKDREIMRHDPHKLVEGCLIAGKAMGAKAAYIYIRGEFYNEASNLQVAIAEAYQAGLLGKNSCGSGYDFDVFVHRGAGAYICGEETALIESIEGKQGKPRLKPPFPADVGVFGCPTTVTNVETVAVAPTICRRGGKWFASFGRTRNSGTKLFNISGHVNKPCTVEEEMSIPLKELIERHAGGVTGGWDNLLAVIPGGSSTPLIPKSVCDDVMMDFDALVAVQTSFGTAAVIVMDKSTDIVKAIARLIHFYKHESCGQCTPCREGINWMNKMIHRFISGNGRPDEIDMLWELSKQIEGHTICALADGAAWPVQGLIRHFRPELEMRMKKFHEQNEKTRVVL is encoded by the exons ATGGCAAGTACGCTGGTTAGATTTAGTAATGTAGCAAAAACACAATTGGGTAagcttattttaattaaaataaaccctTTAACAACTCCGA GTGTTGCTGCTCCTTTAGTTAATCATGCCCAGGTTGCTTTCTATTCTCAACCGCCACCCCAAACGAAAACTAAATTTGGACCGTTGGCTGATGAAGATCGCATCTTCACCAACCTATACGGAAAGCACGAATGGAGGCTTAAAGGAGCGTTAAAACGCGGGGATTGGTATAAAACTAAAGAGATTATTTCAAAAGGAGCCGATTGGATTATTG atgaaattaaaatctcTGGTTTACGTGGTCGTGGTGGGGCTGGTTTCCCATCTGGAATGAAATGGTCCTTCATGAACAAACCTAGTGATGGTCGTCCCAAGTATTTGGTTGTTAATGCTGATGAAGGTGAACCTGGAACTTGCAAAGATAGAGAAATCATGAGACATGACCCTCATAAGCTTGTTGAGGGTTGTTTAATTGCTGGTAAAGCAATGGGGGCGAAAGCtgcttatatttatattagagGAGAATTTTATAATGAAGCTTCAAATCTTCAAGTAGCCATAGCTgaa GCTTATCAAGCGGGACTTTTGGGTAAAAATTCTTGCGGTTCGGGGtacgattttgatgttttcgtGCATAGAGGAGCTGGGGCATATATTTGTGGTGAAGAAACAGCTTTGATTGAGTCAATTGAAGGAAAGCAGGGTAAACCACGTCTAAAACCACCTTTCCCAGCTGATGTTGGTGTTTTTGGTTGTCCCACAACTGTTACAAATGTAGAAACTGTAGCTGTAGCGCCT aCAATTTGTCGACGTGGTGGAAAATGGTTTGCTTCATTTGGGAGAACTCGTAACTCTGgaacaaaactttttaatatttccggTCATGTTAATAAACCATGTACTGTTGAGGAAGAAATGAGCATCCCTcttaaagaattaattgaaaGACATGCTGGTGGTGTTACAGGAGGTTGGGATAATTTGTTAGCTGTTATTCCTGGTGGATCATCAACACCTTTAATTCCAAAgag tgTTTGTGATGATGTGATGATGGATTTCGATGCTTTAGTCGCGGTCCAAACCAGTTTTGGAACAGCTGCAGTCATTGTTATGGATAAAAGCACTGACATTGTCAAAGCAATTGCGCGTTTAATCCACTTTTACAAACATGAATCTTGTGGGCAATGTACCCCATGCAGGGAAGGTATTAATTGGATGAACAAAATGATTCATAGATTTATCAGCGGTAATGGTAGACCAGATGAAATCGATATGTTATGGGAACTTAGCAAACAAATCGAGGGGCACACCATTTGCGCTTTGGCAGATGGCGCCGCTTGGCCCGTTCAGGGACTTATCAGGCACTTTAGGCCTGAATTAGAAATGAGAATGAAAAAGTTCCATGAACAGAACGAAAAGACACGTgttgttttgtaa
- the LOC111424728 gene encoding immunoglobulin-binding protein 1b, whose amino-acid sequence MSGLSAENEDKSLPVLFQEGLDLYNHIETLNEPTNSSNFQSYVKRTMKMFEDATRLVSMASLFSTNETLEDIPTENLQYLMLPALLGTLSLKLTGGERKTTIDVAEVYYKDFLQRSNDYGLSNYDFNEQKKESFEPRSQVDDLRHSVNTRADKIQRFLKQKELKKKLEDLKINMKNENVDDETKRSYFLTMLELFIYEAIDELKSIEMEKPILEHMAKLGQRDEKPLKRPPPPPLKPIIITRDEVQKAVFGAGYPALPTMTVQEFYDKRVQDGVFPDPTKPNNTPMSMQQAALQGVSLHDDDKEAEDEEKKIEEDDPENIERMRARDEFKDEHRRGWGNRMNRS is encoded by the exons ATGTCGGGATTATCAGCagaaaatgaagataaaagCCTCCCGGTGCTTTTCCAAGAAGGTCTCGACCTTTACAACCACATAGAAACTTTAAATGAACCGACTAACAGTTCAAATTTTCag agTTATGTAAAAAGGActatgaaaatgtttgaagacGCAACACGTTTGGTTTCGATGGCGTCTCTTTTTAGTACAAATGAAACTTTAGAGGATATCCCAACAGAAAATcttcaatatttaatgttacCTGCCTTATTGGGTACTTTAAGCTTAAAATTAACAGGTGGAGAACGTAAAACAACGATAGATGTAGCCGAAGTTTATTATAAAGATTTCCTGCAAAGAAGTAACGATTATGGATTAAGTAATTACGATTTTAATGAAcagaaaaaagaaagttttgaGCCACGATCGCAAGTTGATGATTTAAGACACTCTGTAAATACCAGAGCTGATAAAATCCAGCGTTTtcttaaacaaaaagaattaaaaaagaaactggaagatttaaaaataaacatgaaaaatgaaaatgttgatGATGAAACTAAAAGAAGTTATTTCCTTACTATGTTAGAACTTTTCATTTATGAAGCTATCGATGAACTAAAAAGTATTGAAATGGAAAAACCCATTTTGGAACATATGGCCAAATTAGGACAAAGAGAtgaaaaacctttaaaaagACCACCTCCACCTCCATTAAAaccaataattattacaagAGATGAAGTTCAAAAAGCTGTTTTTGGAGCTGGATATCCTGCTTTACCCACAATGACTGTGCAGGAATTCTATGATAAACGAGTTCAAGATGGAGTTTTCCCCGATCCAACAAAACCTAACAATACACCAATGAGCATGCAACAAGCCGCTCTGCAAGGTGTTTCATTACATGATGATGATAAAGAAGCTGAGgatgaagaaaagaaaattgaggAAGATGATCCCGAGAATATTGAAAGAATGAGAGCTAGAGATGAATTTAAAGATGAACATAGGAGGGGTTGGGGAAATAGAATGAATagaagttaa